Genomic segment of Bradyrhizobium diazoefficiens:
AGCCTTTAACCCTTCCAAAATCCAATCATTGCTATTTGTTTCCGATCTGAAATAGATGGTTCGTCTTCGAACATCACTTTCCTCTCCTCGATTTGAATCCCTCGATTTGATTCCCTTGCCGATCGATTTTGCGCTTCAGGCGATGGCCGAACGTTCCGATCGCGCGCCGGCGCGCTGGCGGCGGCCGTTGCTGCGCTGGCTCGACGGCGTGGAGGCGGGCTGGGGCGTACCGCTTCTCATTGCGTGCTTCGTTGCGATCTGGACGCTCTATCTCGTCATCGCCTATGCCGGAGGCGGCCTGCATCCGGATACGTTCGAGGCCTGGACGCTGGGACGGAATTTCGCCTGGGGTTATCACAAGCATCCGCCGCTGATGGGTTGGGTCGCCGCTAGCTGGACCTTCGTCTTCCCGCTCAGCGACTGGTCGCTGCAGTTGATGGCGATGGTGAATGCGGGGCTCGCGCTTTTCTTCGTCGATCTGGTCGCGCGGCAATTCGTGACCGGGCACAAGCGCATCCTGGTGCTGCTGCTCCTGATGCTGACGCCGGCCTATCAATTTCACGCCCAGCGCTTCAACGCCAACGCCGTACTGCTCGCAACCTGGCCACTCGCCACGTGGTGTTTCCTGCGCGCATTCGAGACCCGCAGCGTGTTCTGGGCGGTCGCAGTTGGATGCACCACGGCCCTCGCCATGGTTGGAAAATATTATTCGATCTTCCTGGTCGCGAGCTTTGCGCTTGCCGCGCTGGCGCATCCGGCGCGGCGCGCCTATTTCACCTCCGCTTCGCCGTGGATATCGGCCGTCACCGGGTTTGCCGTGCTGTCGCCGCACATCTACTGGCTCGTCACCACGGGCGCATCGACCTTCACCTACGCGCTGAGCCACGCCAACGGCGATGCCGTGAGCTCGCTCAGTGACGCGAAGAATTTCGCGCTGGGCCTCATCGCGGCCATCAGCGTTGCGGCCGTCACCTGGGTGTTCATTGCGGGCCGGCGCCTCAAACAGTTTCCGGCCGACTTCGCCGCGATGAGCCCGGGCCTTCGGCTTCTCTTCCATGTCGCCATCGGCACGATCGCGCTGCCGGTCCTGACATCGCTCGCGATGGGAACGGACCTGCCGTCGCTATGGGCCTTGCAGGGGTTGTTCCTGTTCGTCGTGCTCGTCGTCTGCGGCGCCCGCTATCCGGTCGAACGCTTCTACACCGTCAACGCCACGGTCGTCGTCGCCGGCGTTGCGCTGGTCGCCGTGCTGGTCGCAGCACCAATCCACGCCATCTACCGCAACATCCACGGCTATGAAGAGGGACGGAATTTCTACGCGCAAGCCGCGGGCGAGCTCACCCGGCAATGGCGCGAGCTGACCGGCGAGCCGCTCGGCGCCGTCAGTGGCGACGATTCGCTCGCTTTCGCCACGGCCTTCTACAGCCCGGATCATCCGCATTATGCGCGGCCGTTCGAGCACCAATATGATTGGGGGCGGCCGCGCAACACAACGCTCGACCGCGGGTGGGCCGCACTCTGTTTCCGAGGACAGGACTATTGCGGCCGATGGATGCAGTTGGTGTCTGCGCAGGCCGGAACCTTTGTCAGGCGGGAATTCACCGTGCAGGCTTCGCTCTGGGGGCGGCCCGGCCTGACGCGGGACATTGTCGTGCTGATGGTGCCGCCACGTGCGGACCGCGCGCCGCCCGAGAGCGCCGCGCAGGATTTCAGCGCCAGCAAGCGTAGTCCGGAATAGCGTTCGTCTTTCAGCAGTGGCTGTCGCGCACGCGTTCAAGTCCTTCGAACGCGAACGGCGGGGTGAATGCGGCCTGCTTGGCGCTCGGCTGCGAACGCTCCGTCGGTTGCTGATCCGACTCGTGACGATCTTCGCTGCGTTCCGGTTCCATTGAGCGCCTTTCGAATTGCTGCAATACAACATCGAGGCCGCCGGTCAGTTCCTCACGCGATGGGGTGATGATGCGGCTTGAACAGCCGTCCCTTCTCCACCACCAGCACGATCGCCAAAGCTGAGAGCGTCGACAGGAAGAACCCGATCGAGAACGGCAGCAGCGTGCCGTCAAAGCTCTGCCCGATAGCCATGCCGACAACGATGCCGATCAGGGTCGTGATCGAGCCATAGAGGGAGGAGGCCGTGCCGGCGATGTGGCCCTGCGGCTCCATCGCGAGCGCGGTGAAGTTCGCGACCATCATGCCGAACGAGAACATCATCAGGGCGGAAAGCACCATGAACAGGGCAAGCGGCAGCGCGCCGAGACTTTCCGTCAGCAGCATCACGCCGGCGACCACGGTGTAGAGCGTCAAGGCGCCGTGCGAGATCACGCGCATGCCGAGGGTGCCGACAAATCTGGCGTTGAGGAAGCCGGCGATGGCGGTGCCGGCTGCGATCGCAGCGAAGGCGAGCGGGAAGTAATGGCCGAGGTGATAGATGCCGGTGAAGACCTGCTGCGCGGAGAACACGTAAGCGAACAGCGCGCCCATGACGCTGCCGGCGGCGACCGCGTAGCCGATGGTCTGGCGGTTGGTCACGGTCTGGCGGAAGGCTGACAGCAAATCGGCGGGGGCAAGCGACCTGCGCTCCGACTGAGGCAGCGTCTCTGGCAACCGCCAGACGCTCCACGCCAGTGCGAGCAGGCCGTAGAGCATCAGCACGACGAAGATGCCGCGCCATTGTGAGACGAGCAGCACCGCCTGTCCGAACGACGGCGCAATCACGGGCACGGCGATGAACACCATCATCGCCAGCGACATCACGCTCGCCATGCGGCGGCCGACATAACAGTCGCGCACGATCGAGGTCGCGATCACGCGCGTCGCCGACGTGCCGAGCCCCTGGAGCGCACGTGCGAGCAGCAGGGTCTCGAACGAGGGGGCTGCGACCGCGAGCACGCTCGCCACCGCGTAGACCGCCATGCCGCCGAGCAGCACCGGGCGGCGGCCGAAGCGGTCGGACAAGGGGCCCATGATGAACTGGCCCGCGCCGAAACCGATCAGGAAGGTCGACAGCACGAGCTGGAGATGGTTGGCGACGGGGATGTTGAAGGCTGCCCCGATATTGGGCAGCGCCGGCAGCATCATGTCCATCGCAAGCGGATTCAGCGCCATGATGGACGCGATCACGACAACGAATTCGGGAAAACCCATCGGACGGTGTCCCGAGGACACCCAATCGTCGGCATTGACGTCGGACAAGCAGCTCACCTCTGATTTCAGAGGCCGTTATCTAACGTCGATGTTGCATCGCACAACCCATGTTTCGGGATGGCTGTCAGGCGGGGCGAATGTCGATCGGAGGCAGCTTCGTCCAGATCGCGGCGGTGCTGGTCGGCTTCTGAATCATGCTGTGGGCGCAGCCAGCGTCGTCGGATCGTGTGGTGCGGGCAGCCGGGGTCGAACCGGCACAGCGCTTGCGCACCGAGGGATTTTAAGTCCCTTGCGTCTACCAATTCCGCCATGCCCGCTTGATCCAACGAGATCAAACACTTAAGTCCCGTCCAGCCGTCTGGAATTGGTGCGTATGGGTCGGACAGGGGGTTCTTCCTTAAGCGAGCCAGCGGCACAAGGCAAAGCCTCAATCCGGACATCTGGCCCTGCTTTAGGCATTCTCAATCCACGGGGACTATTTTTCGACCCATGCTTGCTTCGCTTTCCTCTTCCCTCCGCCTTGGTGGCGCGGTTGCCGCGCTGTTCGCGGCCGGTTTCGCACTGTCCGGCTGCGCCGGCATGAGCGAGACGATCGCTCCGGCCTTTGCTGATCCTGCCAAATACGAATTGTACGATTGCAAGCAGCTCGAGGGCGAGCGCAAGGCGCTCGCTACCCGCACCGCGGATTTGCAGAGGCTGATGGACAAGGCGGAGACCGGGACCGGCGGTGCCGTCGTGTCCGAGCTCGCCTATCGCAACGATTACGTCGCGGTCCGTGGCTCGGCGCAATTGGCCGACGACGCCTGGCGCCGCAACAAGTGCCGGGAAACGCCGCCCGATGCGGTGCCGTCGACCGCTGCTCCGCAGCGACCGAATATCAAGCCCGCTCCGAAACGCTAAGAGGCCGCGGCGGCGGCCTCCGTGTCAGGGACGCCAGCCGTAGATCCAGTCCTGCCGCGCCAGCATGCGGTCCGGCCCGAGCGTACGGATCGCGACATCTCGCGCGAGTGCGAATGGGCCGCCCAGATGATAGATGCGGCCCTGCTGCCGCGCCGTACGCTGCACCCGCCTGACACGGGCCTGGCGCGCCCGGCCATATTGCTCCAGCGCGGCCGCGACGCTGCCTGCGTCCTCGGCGGTCTCGAGGCTCAGATGCCGGGCCAGCACCGCCGCATCCTCGATCGCCATGCCGGCACCTTGGGCTGCGAACGGCAGCATCGCGTGCACGGCGTCGCCGAGCAGCGCGACCGGGCCCTTGCTCCAGGGGCAGCCATCGGCCACGCCGAACAGCGCCCATTTGCGCCAGCTGTCCACGGTTGCCAGCATCATGCGCGCCGTCGGCGGCCAGCGCGGCGCGGCGAAGGCGTCCATCACCTCGAAGGGATCGCCGGGCGTGCTCCAGCCCGGCCTGTTCCAGGTGCCCGGCAGCACCGCCACGACGTTGAGCTGGCGGCCGCCCGCGATCGGGTACGCGACCAGATGGGCATTCGGGCCCATCCAGAGCTGCACCCGTCGTGCGGTGTAGTCCTTCGGCAGTTGCGTGGCATCCAGCGTGCCGCGCCAGGCGATCAAGCCCGAGAAGCGCGGCTGCACCTCGGGAAACAGATGCTGGCGGACCGTCGACCAGATGCCATCGGCGCCGATCAGCACGCTGGCGAGATCGCTGCGGCGGATCGTGCCGCTGCGATGGACCACCGTCAGCCCCCTGGCGTGGGGCGCGACATCCTCGAATGTCGCACCGAGCTTCAAATCGATATCAGGATGGTCGGCGACCGCGCCGGCGAGCGCGGATTGCAGGTCGGCGCGATGCACC
This window contains:
- a CDS encoding glycosyltransferase family 39 protein, producing MAERSDRAPARWRRPLLRWLDGVEAGWGVPLLIACFVAIWTLYLVIAYAGGGLHPDTFEAWTLGRNFAWGYHKHPPLMGWVAASWTFVFPLSDWSLQLMAMVNAGLALFFVDLVARQFVTGHKRILVLLLLMLTPAYQFHAQRFNANAVLLATWPLATWCFLRAFETRSVFWAVAVGCTTALAMVGKYYSIFLVASFALAALAHPARRAYFTSASPWISAVTGFAVLSPHIYWLVTTGASTFTYALSHANGDAVSSLSDAKNFALGLIAAISVAAVTWVFIAGRRLKQFPADFAAMSPGLRLLFHVAIGTIALPVLTSLAMGTDLPSLWALQGLFLFVVLVVCGARYPVERFYTVNATVVVAGVALVAVLVAAPIHAIYRNIHGYEEGRNFYAQAAGELTRQWRELTGEPLGAVSGDDSLAFATAFYSPDHPHYARPFEHQYDWGRPRNTTLDRGWAALCFRGQDYCGRWMQLVSAQAGTFVRREFTVQASLWGRPGLTRDIVVLMVPPRADRAPPESAAQDFSASKRSPE
- a CDS encoding multidrug effflux MFS transporter, which produces MSDVNADDWVSSGHRPMGFPEFVVVIASIMALNPLAMDMMLPALPNIGAAFNIPVANHLQLVLSTFLIGFGAGQFIMGPLSDRFGRRPVLLGGMAVYAVASVLAVAAPSFETLLLARALQGLGTSATRVIATSIVRDCYVGRRMASVMSLAMMVFIAVPVIAPSFGQAVLLVSQWRGIFVVLMLYGLLALAWSVWRLPETLPQSERRSLAPADLLSAFRQTVTNRQTIGYAVAAGSVMGALFAYVFSAQQVFTGIYHLGHYFPLAFAAIAAGTAIAGFLNARFVGTLGMRVISHGALTLYTVVAGVMLLTESLGALPLALFMVLSALMMFSFGMMVANFTALAMEPQGHIAGTASSLYGSITTLIGIVVGMAIGQSFDGTLLPFSIGFFLSTLSALAIVLVVEKGRLFKPHHHPIA
- a CDS encoding twin-arginine translocation pathway signal, translating into MLASLSSSLRLGGAVAALFAAGFALSGCAGMSETIAPAFADPAKYELYDCKQLEGERKALATRTADLQRLMDKAETGTGGAVVSELAYRNDYVAVRGSAQLADDAWRRNKCRETPPDAVPSTAAPQRPNIKPAPKR
- a CDS encoding FAD-dependent monooxygenase; amino-acid sequence: MALPRTIVIAGAGIGGLTAALALAARGFRIVVLEKAERLEDVGAGLQLSPNASRVLVELGLTERLKLRAVVPEAVSIMSARAGGELLRMPLGEAASARAGAPYWVVHRADLQSALAGAVADHPDIDLKLGATFEDVAPHARGLTVVHRSGTIRRSDLASVLIGADGIWSTVRQHLFPEVQPRFSGLIAWRGTLDATQLPKDYTARRVQLWMGPNAHLVAYPIAGGRQLNVVAVLPGTWNRPGWSTPGDPFEVMDAFAAPRWPPTARMMLATVDSWRKWALFGVADGCPWSKGPVALLGDAVHAMLPFAAQGAGMAIEDAAVLARHLSLETAEDAGSVAAALEQYGRARQARVRRVQRTARQQGRIYHLGGPFALARDVAIRTLGPDRMLARQDWIYGWRP